Proteins encoded together in one Cyanobium sp. WAJ14-Wanaka window:
- a CDS encoding GMC oxidoreductase, translated as MIIDDISYDVIVVGSGAAGGTFVAQLVGSGLKVLLLERGGQMPAEDQNVADVGLFRKDRYHPKEQWFGTDGDPFSPQAIYALGGNTKIWGGVLERMREREFGGLALQASHAPAWGLTYDDLAPWYWQAEARYCVHGRAGIDPTEPARSHDFAQAPKPIEPFMEELRSALQRHGTNPYDLPISWSDSPQDPSGDAELFGVDLARSGPGSQGQDGAITIRTGADVRSLHVNPSGNEVRGVEALIDGQSWLFQGHQVVLAAGAINTAAILLRSASDQHPRGLANGSDQVGRNLMHPQLTSIIQLAAKPNNGRYPRSLGVNDYLWGDKNVSFPLGSIQNGGGVLQDALFAESPPVLSLVTKLLPNMGLEQLAARSVTWWALSPVLPDRHNRVSLRGDRIQLNYVHNNREAHDRLIYRWIDTLKEVEADPLTHVVSAAPTHPRGEAPLSAVGYACGTCRMGDNPATAVVGLDGRCHELANLTIADASLFPSCPAVGPGLTVIANAMRIAESLKASLFKS; from the coding sequence GTGATTATCGACGACATCAGCTATGACGTGATCGTGGTTGGCAGCGGTGCTGCCGGGGGCACCTTCGTTGCCCAATTGGTGGGCTCCGGTCTCAAGGTCTTGCTTTTGGAGCGGGGTGGGCAAATGCCTGCCGAGGATCAAAACGTGGCCGATGTGGGCCTTTTTAGAAAGGATCGTTACCACCCGAAGGAGCAGTGGTTTGGCACCGATGGGGATCCCTTTTCCCCCCAGGCCATCTATGCCCTTGGCGGTAACACCAAGATTTGGGGTGGGGTGCTTGAGCGGATGCGGGAGCGGGAGTTTGGCGGGCTTGCTCTGCAGGCAAGTCATGCCCCTGCCTGGGGACTGACCTACGACGACCTGGCCCCCTGGTACTGGCAGGCCGAGGCACGTTATTGCGTGCATGGCCGTGCCGGAATTGATCCGACCGAACCGGCCCGCAGCCACGACTTTGCCCAGGCGCCAAAGCCGATTGAGCCCTTCATGGAGGAGCTGCGCTCGGCGCTGCAGCGCCATGGCACCAATCCCTATGACCTGCCAATTAGTTGGTCTGATTCGCCCCAGGATCCCTCTGGTGATGCCGAGCTTTTTGGGGTTGACCTGGCCCGATCTGGCCCTGGTTCCCAAGGGCAGGATGGGGCAATCACGATTCGAACGGGCGCCGATGTGCGCTCCCTCCATGTCAACCCCAGCGGTAATGAGGTGCGGGGTGTGGAGGCCCTGATTGATGGCCAGAGCTGGCTCTTTCAGGGGCATCAGGTGGTGTTGGCGGCTGGTGCCATCAATACGGCGGCGATTTTGTTGCGCTCCGCCAGCGACCAGCATCCCCGGGGATTGGCCAATGGTTCAGACCAGGTGGGTCGCAACCTTATGCATCCCCAGCTCACTTCAATTATTCAGCTGGCGGCAAAGCCAAATAACGGCCGCTACCCCCGCAGTTTGGGTGTAAACGACTACCTCTGGGGTGACAAAAATGTGAGCTTCCCCCTGGGTTCAATCCAGAACGGGGGCGGAGTTCTGCAGGATGCCCTGTTTGCGGAATCGCCGCCGGTGCTCTCCCTGGTTACCAAGTTGCTACCCAACATGGGCCTCGAGCAGCTGGCAGCCCGTTCAGTTACCTGGTGGGCCCTCAGCCCAGTGTTGCCGGATCGCCACAACCGGGTCAGCCTGCGCGGTGATCGTATCCAGCTCAACTATGTGCACAACAACCGTGAGGCCCATGACCGTCTGATCTACCGCTGGATCGACACCCTCAAGGAGGTGGAGGCAGATCCCCTCACCCATGTGGTTAGTGCGGCTCCCACCCATCCCCGTGGTGAGGCTCCCCTTTCGGCGGTGGGCTACGCCTGTGGCACCTGCCGAATGGGAGATAACCCGGCCACTGCCGTTGTTGGCCTCGACGGCCGCTGCCATGAACTAGCCAACCTCACTATTGCTGATGCCAGCCTCTTCCCCAGTTGCCCTGCGGTGGGGCCTGGCCTCACGGTCATCGCCAATGCCATGCGTATAGCTGAATCCCTGAAGGCTTCCCTTTTCAAATCCTAA
- a CDS encoding heme-copper oxidase subunit III, with protein sequence MTFTTPPSSLIVEPQPQPHDEKKHNLTGFIIFLCSESVIFLAFFSGYAVLKTSALNWLPPGVAGLDVHMPLINTIVLVSSSGTIYLAERFKAKENLALFRGFWLLSMAMGAYFLYGQYVEWSGLEFGFTSGTFGGTFYLLTGFHGLHVATGIGLMGLMLVKSFLPGNYEKGEQGVEATSLFWHFVDVIWIVLFILIYLWQ encoded by the coding sequence ATGACTTTCACTACACCGCCAAGCTCCCTAATTGTCGAGCCCCAACCCCAGCCCCATGACGAGAAAAAGCATAATCTGACGGGCTTTATTATTTTTCTGTGCTCCGAGAGCGTAATTTTCCTGGCTTTCTTTAGCGGTTATGCAGTGTTGAAAACCAGTGCCCTGAACTGGTTGCCGCCCGGGGTGGCGGGGCTGGATGTGCACATGCCCTTGATAAATACAATCGTTTTGGTTTCAAGTAGTGGCACCATCTACTTGGCAGAGCGTTTTAAGGCCAAGGAAAATCTTGCCCTCTTCCGCGGTTTTTGGCTTTTGTCCATGGCCATGGGGGCCTATTTCCTCTACGGCCAGTACGTGGAGTGGAGTGGGCTGGAGTTTGGGTTTACCTCCGGCACCTTCGGTGGCACCTTCTACTTGCTTACTGGTTTCCACGGCCTGCACGTTGCCACGGGCATTGGCTTGATGGGTCTGATGTTGGTCAAATCTTTTCTACCTGGAAACTACGAAAAAGGTGAGCAGGGGGTAGAAGCCACTTCGCTTTTCTGGCATTTTGTTGATGTGATCTGGATTGTTCTATTTATCTTGATCTATTTGTGGCAATGA
- a CDS encoding cbb3-type cytochrome c oxidase subunit I produces MTSATFSENFQPEQGSWKRYFSFNTDAKVIGIQYIVLAFFYFLIGGLLAMIIRGELITPASDLVDRSVYNGIYTMHGTIMLFLFIFPVLNGLNNLLIPTMIGAPDMAFPRLNAVAFWLVPIFGTLLISSFFVPGGPAYSGWWSFPPVSIQNPIGTFVNGQGLWITAVALSGVSSIMGAINFVTTILRMRAPGMGLFKMPIFCWTALAAQCLQLVGLPALTGGALMLLMDLSFGTSFYRAEGGGDPVLYQHFFWFYSHPAVYVIILPVFGIFSELFPVYSRKPLFGYVYVALASFIIDFLGLIVWVHHIFPSGVAQWMRNFFMFSTMLIAVPTGVKVFAWLGTIWRGKLRLTTPMLFCLGGLFNFVFAGITGIMLATVPIDIHVSNTYFVVGHFHYVIYGAAVMGIFAAIYHWFPKFTGRMPYEGLGKLHFALTFIGANLNFLPMHPLGLMGMPRRVSSYDPEFAFWNVLASLGAFLLGVSIIPFLLNMISSWVRGEKAPANPWNAIGLEWLLPSPPHEDNFGDFVPTVISRPYGYGSGLPLVENQAAYEQALKEN; encoded by the coding sequence ATGACCTCAGCAACATTTAGCGAAAATTTTCAGCCTGAGCAGGGTTCCTGGAAGCGCTACTTCAGCTTTAACACCGACGCGAAGGTCATTGGCATCCAGTACATCGTGCTGGCCTTCTTCTATTTCCTAATCGGTGGCCTGCTGGCCATGATTATTCGTGGTGAGCTGATCACCCCGGCATCCGACCTGGTTGATAGGTCCGTATACAACGGCATCTACACGATGCACGGAACAATCATGTTGTTCCTGTTCATTTTCCCCGTGCTCAATGGTCTCAACAACCTATTGATCCCAACGATGATTGGGGCACCGGACATGGCCTTCCCCAGGCTGAACGCGGTGGCTTTTTGGCTGGTGCCAATTTTTGGCACCCTACTTATTTCCAGCTTTTTCGTACCTGGCGGCCCTGCCTATTCGGGCTGGTGGTCATTTCCGCCCGTAAGTATCCAGAACCCCATTGGCACGTTCGTCAATGGCCAGGGCCTTTGGATTACGGCCGTTGCCCTGTCTGGCGTCTCCTCGATCATGGGCGCCATTAATTTTGTGACCACAATCTTGAGGATGCGGGCTCCGGGGATGGGTCTGTTCAAGATGCCTATTTTTTGCTGGACAGCCCTTGCGGCCCAATGTCTGCAACTTGTGGGCCTGCCTGCCCTCACGGGCGGGGCGCTGATGTTGTTGATGGACCTCAGTTTTGGCACAAGCTTTTACCGGGCCGAGGGTGGTGGAGACCCAGTGCTTTACCAGCACTTCTTTTGGTTCTATTCCCACCCTGCTGTCTATGTAATCATTCTGCCCGTATTCGGAATCTTTTCCGAGCTTTTCCCCGTTTACTCTCGCAAGCCCCTATTCGGCTACGTTTACGTGGCGTTGGCTTCTTTCATTATCGACTTCCTGGGGCTGATTGTTTGGGTTCACCACATTTTCCCCAGTGGGGTGGCCCAGTGGATGCGCAACTTCTTCATGTTCTCCACGATGTTGATCGCCGTGCCAACGGGGGTGAAAGTTTTTGCTTGGCTTGGCACTATTTGGCGAGGCAAGCTTCGCCTAACGACGCCAATGTTGTTTTGTCTGGGGGGCTTATTTAATTTTGTTTTTGCCGGTATCACCGGGATCATGCTGGCCACAGTGCCGATCGACATCCACGTAAGTAATACCTATTTCGTGGTTGGTCACTTCCACTACGTGATCTATGGCGCCGCCGTTATGGGCATTTTCGCCGCCATCTACCACTGGTTTCCCAAGTTCACGGGCCGCATGCCCTACGAAGGGCTGGGCAAGCTGCACTTTGCCCTGACCTTCATTGGCGCAAACCTCAATTTTCTGCCCATGCATCCCCTCGGTTTGATGGGTATGCCCAGGAGGGTTTCTTCCTACGACCCGGAGTTTGCCTTCTGGAACGTGCTCGCCAGCCTGGGGGCCTTCCTGCTGGGGGTTTCGATTATTCCCTTCCTTCTCAACATGATTAGCTCCTGGGTTCGGGGAGAAAAGGCCCCCGCCAATCCTTGGAATGCCATTGGCCTTGAGTGGCTGTTGCCTTCCCCTCCCCATGAAGACAACTTTGGCGACTTTGTGCCCACTGTTATTTCCCGCCCCTATGGCTATGGCAGTGGGCTGCCGCTGGTGGAAAACCAGGCGGCCTACGAACAGGCCCTCAAGGAGAACTAA
- a CDS encoding cytochrome c oxidase subunit II: MALAISVVALVAASWWMGQQAYHWMPVQASTAAPLVDGLFSFETALGTFVFGAVVAVMLWVVVMHRADKYDESDAVPIEGNTRLEVIWTVIPLVVVMAIAVYAMRVNTTLGVLGPMEHIHMADAREEQGGFAGDRLPTEQVEVISRQWSWEFRYPQDHVSSSELHLAVDQPVTLRLVSEDVIHGFFIPAFRLKQDLIPGRAINFNITPTREGRYRLRDSQFSGTWFAANQADVVVESEETYKAWLKNAATQPLQPGLSDAVGQYEARKKLKNPGWATVPPAPPPQVNVPGSNTLPHDA, from the coding sequence GTGGCTTTGGCCATCTCCGTTGTGGCCCTGGTGGCAGCAAGCTGGTGGATGGGCCAACAGGCTTACCACTGGATGCCCGTCCAGGCCTCCACCGCCGCCCCGCTGGTGGATGGCCTGTTCAGCTTTGAGACCGCCCTCGGCACCTTTGTATTTGGCGCCGTGGTTGCCGTAATGCTTTGGGTGGTGGTGATGCACCGCGCCGATAAGTACGACGAGAGCGATGCGGTGCCGATTGAGGGCAACACCCGGCTAGAGGTGATTTGGACGGTGATTCCGCTGGTGGTGGTTATGGCCATTGCGGTCTATGCCATGCGGGTTAACACCACCTTGGGAGTGCTTGGCCCCATGGAGCACATCCACATGGCCGATGCGAGGGAAGAGCAGGGGGGCTTTGCAGGAGATCGCTTGCCCACGGAGCAGGTCGAGGTGATCTCCAGGCAATGGTCTTGGGAATTCCGCTATCCCCAGGACCATGTCTCATCCAGCGAACTGCATTTGGCCGTTGATCAGCCGGTGACCCTGCGTCTGGTATCGGAAGACGTGATCCATGGTTTCTTTATCCCCGCTTTTCGCCTAAAGCAAGATCTAATTCCTGGCCGGGCCATTAATTTCAATATCACCCCAACCCGGGAAGGTCGCTATCGCCTCAGGGATTCCCAATTCAGTGGCACCTGGTTTGCCGCTAACCAGGCGGATGTGGTGGTGGAAAGTGAAGAGACCTATAAGGCCTGGCTTAAGAATGCTGCAACCCAGCCACTGCAGCCGGGCCTAAGTGATGCCGTCGGCCAGTATGAGGCCCGCAAAAAGCTTAAAAATCCAGGCTGGGCAACCGTGCCGCCTGCCCCACCTCCCCAAGTGAATGTTCCTGGCTCCAACACCCTGCCGCACGACGCCTGA
- a CDS encoding DUF2231 domain-containing protein: protein MASSFIPTDSPIHQLAGDLGANGLPYSLPIHPNLVHLTIGLFVIAVAFDIAGALYPVEKRVFRFLALPITRQGFHDVGWYNLLACAIFSFFTVAAGFFEMLLAVPLPGVTSSIGLQSMETMLWHGVGGVLILLVIIAMTVWRGYQRFVWRKDMGRQVQWLYLLVGMGMFLVIGLHGTLGAELAAEFGVHITADQLLAAGADLKEALP from the coding sequence ATGGCCAGCTCCTTTATCCCCACCGATTCCCCCATTCACCAGCTTGCCGGTGACCTCGGGGCCAATGGCTTGCCCTACAGCCTGCCGATCCATCCCAACCTGGTGCACCTCACCATTGGTTTGTTTGTAATTGCAGTTGCCTTTGATATTGCCGGGGCCCTATATCCGGTTGAGAAGCGGGTGTTTCGCTTCCTGGCCCTGCCCATTACCCGCCAGGGTTTCCACGATGTGGGTTGGTACAACCTGCTGGCCTGCGCCATTTTTAGTTTTTTTACCGTGGCGGCCGGTTTCTTTGAGATGCTCCTGGCGGTGCCCCTGCCCGGGGTGACCAGTTCGATCGGCTTGCAAAGCATGGAAACCATGCTTTGGCATGGAGTGGGTGGCGTGCTGATCCTGTTGGTGATCATCGCCATGACGGTTTGGCGGGGCTATCAAAGGTTTGTTTGGCGCAAGGACATGGGCCGCCAGGTCCAGTGGCTCTATCTGCTCGTGGGCATGGGGATGTTTTTGGTCATTGGCTTACACGGCACGCTTGGTGCCGAACTGGCCGCCGAATTTGGCGTGCACATCACCGCTGATCAGTTGCTGGCGGCCGGTGCAGATCTCAAGGAGGCCCTGCCATGA
- a CDS encoding DUF2231 domain-containing protein has product MLEFLPPLNDHNLPWMDTLHPIVVHFVIAMGLIAFVFDLIGTLAKKPALFEVSFWNLLFATTAIFVAIIFGQVEAGLADPYGKSSEILNLHTTIGWSLAGVLSLMSAWRYVIRSRDPQQLPLSFLGAGGLLSALIVLQVSLGNQLIWVYGLHTVKVVEAMRAGLV; this is encoded by the coding sequence ATGCTCGAGTTTTTACCACCGCTCAACGACCACAACCTGCCCTGGATGGATACCCTCCATCCAATCGTGGTGCACTTTGTTATCGCGATGGGGTTGATCGCCTTCGTTTTCGATCTGATTGGCACCTTGGCAAAGAAGCCGGCTCTTTTTGAAGTCAGCTTCTGGAATTTGCTATTTGCCACCACGGCCATCTTTGTGGCAATCATTTTTGGCCAGGTGGAGGCCGGACTCGCCGATCCCTATGGCAAATCCAGCGAAATTCTCAACTTGCACACCACGATCGGCTGGTCGCTGGCGGGAGTTTTGTCGCTGATGTCGGCCTGGAGATACGTGATTCGCAGCCGGGACCCCCAGCAATTGCCCTTGAGTTTCCTCGGGGCCGGCGGACTGCTGAGTGCCCTGATCGTGCTGCAGGTGAGCCTGGGCAACCAATTGATTTGGGTCTACGGTCTCCACACCGTCAAGGTGGTTGAGGCGATGCGGGCAGGTTTGGTGTGA
- a CDS encoding HdeD family acid-resistance protein, which translates to MSVPASPALRWLTAALLFAAAGLSIALPFVSATLLTIAIGAVATVAGVSQILRLTGEGDAKAKLFRLLSGLLYVGGGIWVLAFPIDSEVSLTLFVGFLLAFEGVMELAASATGQGAARGLVLVDGIVTAILGVMLIAEWPSDSIWAVGMLFGIGMAFSAINLLTAPSQPTGSAS; encoded by the coding sequence GTGTCCGTTCCTGCTTCACCCGCCCTGCGCTGGCTGACCGCCGCCCTGCTGTTTGCCGCGGCCGGTCTCTCGATCGCCCTGCCGTTTGTTTCGGCAACGCTGCTGACGATTGCCATTGGCGCGGTGGCAACCGTCGCAGGGGTATCGCAAATCCTGCGTCTGACCGGCGAAGGCGATGCCAAAGCAAAGCTTTTTCGGCTCCTATCTGGCCTGCTCTACGTGGGCGGCGGCATTTGGGTTTTGGCCTTCCCGATCGATAGCGAGGTGAGCCTCACCCTGTTTGTGGGCTTCCTGCTGGCCTTCGAAGGGGTGATGGAATTGGCCGCCTCAGCCACCGGCCAAGGGGCGGCGCGGGGCTTGGTGCTGGTCGACGGCATCGTCACCGCGATCCTGGGGGTAATGCTGATCGCCGAATGGCCGAGCGACAGCATCTGGGCCGTTGGCATGCTTTTTGGCATTGGCATGGCCTTCTCCGCCATCAACCTGCTTACCGCCCCTAGCCAGCCGACCGGATCGGCCAGCTAG
- the ggt gene encoding gamma-glutamyltransferase: MLPGLSTVAGQGRSWFRALALLAVGANCVGLPAQANVLQEQGQRFQPIWSAKGMVASQELIASGVGAQILRQGGNAVDAAVATSFALAVTLPQAGNLGGGGFLVAWLPGPSPARRRGCLAAANPEVPVGKGTAVAVDFRETAPLAAQPHLFLKADGSVDRQRTSRSLLSTGVPGTPAGLLLSQRCYGRLPLAAVMAPAIRLADQGFPVGKALADSLAQAAPLLQADQLSRRIFFHPPARPGGSPIPYRPGEILRQQLLATSLRRIALAGERGFYQGPTGSALVQLMRSRGGLISQLDLDRYRAQLRRPLVGQFRGSPVVTMPPPSGGGVTLLLLLQILEPLDLAAPGLNSAATIHTMVEALNLAYRDRNQWLGDPDQIPIPLERLLSRSYADQLRQSINTRRHRPALELAKGASGVTGGTNTTHLSVVDSQGGLVATTTTLNFAYGNGVSVPGAGFLLNNEMDDFSFKAGTANAYGLVQGMANLVAPGRRPLSSMTPTLVLRPDGSPWFATGSPGGSRIISTVLQVLLNRIVHGLNLASAVAAPRIHSQLWPDQINIEQGISPDTQHLLKAMGHLLEQGQAMGSANSVEALPRQQGRWAGSLGVADPRRLDAAAVAE, from the coding sequence ATGCTCCCTGGCCTAAGCACGGTTGCTGGCCAAGGCAGGAGCTGGTTTCGGGCCCTTGCGCTCCTGGCTGTAGGGGCCAATTGTGTGGGATTGCCGGCCCAGGCCAATGTGCTCCAGGAGCAGGGCCAGCGCTTTCAGCCGATCTGGTCGGCCAAGGGCATGGTGGCGAGCCAGGAGCTGATCGCCTCCGGGGTGGGCGCCCAGATCCTGCGCCAGGGGGGTAATGCGGTAGATGCAGCCGTGGCCACCTCCTTTGCCCTGGCCGTAACCCTGCCCCAGGCCGGCAATTTGGGCGGGGGCGGTTTTCTGGTGGCCTGGTTGCCCGGCCCCTCGCCGGCCCGGCGGCGGGGTTGTTTGGCGGCGGCCAATCCGGAGGTTCCTGTGGGCAAGGGCACCGCAGTGGCCGTCGATTTTCGCGAGACGGCCCCCCTGGCGGCCCAGCCCCACCTATTCCTGAAGGCCGATGGCAGTGTCGATCGGCAACGGACCAGCCGCAGCCTGCTCAGTACCGGGGTGCCAGGTACTCCCGCGGGCCTGTTGTTGAGCCAGCGCTGCTACGGCCGCCTGCCCTTGGCCGCCGTAATGGCACCGGCCATTCGCCTGGCAGACCAGGGCTTCCCCGTGGGTAAGGCCCTGGCCGATTCCCTGGCGCAGGCGGCACCCTTGCTCCAGGCCGACCAGCTCTCGCGCCGCATCTTTTTCCACCCCCCGGCCCGGCCTGGCGGATCGCCCATCCCCTATCGCCCGGGGGAAATCCTGCGCCAGCAACTGCTGGCCACCAGCCTTCGGCGCATCGCCCTGGCGGGGGAGCGGGGCTTCTACCAGGGGCCCACCGGCTCCGCCCTGGTGCAACTTATGCGCAGCCGCGGCGGCCTAATTAGCCAGCTCGACCTGGATCGCTACCGGGCCCAGTTACGGCGCCCCTTGGTGGGCCAGTTTCGGGGCTCGCCGGTGGTCACCATGCCTCCCCCCAGCGGCGGTGGAGTCACCTTGCTGCTGTTGCTGCAAATTCTGGAGCCCCTCGATTTGGCCGCCCCTGGCCTCAATAGCGCCGCCACCATCCACACCATGGTCGAGGCGTTGAACCTCGCCTACCGCGACCGCAACCAATGGCTCGGCGATCCAGATCAGATCCCAATCCCCCTGGAACGCCTGCTCAGCCGGAGCTACGCCGACCAGCTCCGCCAATCAATCAATACCAGGCGCCATCGGCCGGCCCTTGAGCTTGCCAAGGGTGCCAGTGGGGTGACCGGCGGCACCAACACCACCCACCTTTCGGTGGTGGATAGCCAGGGGGGGCTTGTGGCCACCACCACCACCTTGAACTTCGCCTATGGCAATGGGGTGAGCGTGCCAGGAGCGGGATTCTTGCTCAACAATGAAATGGATGATTTCAGCTTCAAAGCCGGCACTGCCAACGCCTATGGATTGGTGCAGGGGATGGCCAATTTGGTGGCCCCGGGCCGCAGACCCTTGAGTTCGATGACCCCCACCCTGGTGTTGCGCCCTGATGGCAGCCCCTGGTTTGCCACGGGAAGCCCGGGCGGCAGCCGCATCATCAGCACCGTGCTGCAGGTGCTCCTAAATCGGATCGTGCATGGCCTGAACCTGGCCTCGGCGGTGGCCGCACCCCGCATCCACAGCCAGCTCTGGCCCGACCAAATCAACATCGAACAGGGCATCAGCCCAGACACCCAGCACCTACTCAAGGCGATGGGCCACCTGCTGGAGCAGGGCCAGGCAATGGGCTCGGCCAACAGTGTTGAGGCCTTGCCACGGCAGCAGGGGCGCTGGGCCGGCAGCCTGGGGGTGGCAGATCCCAGGCGCCTGGATGCGGCTGCGGTGGCTGAATGA
- a CDS encoding YajQ family cyclic di-GMP-binding protein yields the protein MADTYSFDVVSDFDRQELVNTLDQVRRDVGQRYDLKDSGTEIELEETSFTITTASDMSLQAVEDVLRQKATKRDLSLKIFDFQTPEAVGGNRVKQVVKLRKGLTQELAKSLSKTVRDELKKVTVAIQGDSLRVTGKNKDDLQQAIQLLKGQDVDVPLQFENYR from the coding sequence ATGGCCGATACCTATTCCTTCGACGTGGTGAGCGATTTTGATCGCCAGGAGCTGGTCAATACCCTCGACCAGGTGCGCCGTGACGTGGGGCAGCGCTACGACCTCAAGGACTCAGGCACGGAGATAGAGCTGGAGGAAACCAGCTTCACGATCACTACCGCCAGCGACATGTCTCTGCAGGCCGTAGAGGACGTGCTGCGCCAGAAGGCCACCAAGCGGGATCTCTCGCTCAAAATCTTCGATTTCCAGACCCCAGAAGCCGTTGGCGGCAACCGGGTCAAGCAGGTGGTCAAGCTGCGCAAGGGCCTCACCCAGGAACTGGCTAAATCCCTGAGCAAAACCGTCCGCGACGAACTCAAAAAGGTCACCGTGGCGATCCAGGGCGACAGCCTGCGGGTGACAGGCAAAAACAAGGACGATCTCCAGCAGGCCATCCAGCTGCTCAAGGGCCAGGACGTGGACGTGCCGCTCCAGTTTGAGAACTACCGCTAG
- a CDS encoding MAPEG family protein, whose amino-acid sequence MENIALAPYAWSLVLAGAVVVLSVVPLGAGRSKADFSMADLAAPRAMFERLPAWGKRAAWAHQNSFEAFGLHAPACLLCLVAGPNSPIASDAITMAAAWIHPALRLVYICAYVGNVPPLRGMCWAGGLLCTGLLYVGGLRALLAG is encoded by the coding sequence ATGGAGAACATCGCCCTAGCCCCCTATGCCTGGTCCCTGGTGCTGGCGGGGGCAGTGGTTGTTTTGAGCGTGGTGCCCCTGGGCGCTGGCCGCTCCAAGGCCGATTTCAGCATGGCTGATTTGGCCGCCCCCAGGGCGATGTTTGAACGGCTACCCGCCTGGGGGAAACGGGCCGCCTGGGCCCACCAAAACAGCTTTGAGGCCTTCGGCCTGCATGCGCCTGCCTGCCTGCTCTGCCTAGTGGCCGGGCCGAATTCGCCCATTGCCAGCGATGCCATCACCATGGCCGCCGCCTGGATTCACCCGGCCCTAAGGCTGGTGTACATCTGTGCCTACGTGGGCAATGTGCCCCCCCTGCGGGGCATGTGCTGGGCCGGTGGCCTGCTCTGCACTGGCCTGCTCTACGTGGGGGGCCTGAGGGCCCTACTGGCGGGCTAG
- a CDS encoding DNA-protecting protein DprA: MTRSIDLPGLERIDTLAQELAMLQDRGKRRIAILGSRHVPVVAIHLVELVARSLAQEGHNLMTSGAQGVNSAVIRSVLDVEPSRLTVLLPQSLDRQPGESRDQLEKVLHLVEKPEHDDLPLPIASSLCNQDIISRCDQLICYAFHDSETLLASCRSAEDMGKVVTLLFFD; the protein is encoded by the coding sequence GTGACCCGATCCATAGATCTTCCGGGACTTGAGCGGATCGATACCCTGGCCCAAGAGCTGGCCATGCTCCAGGACCGGGGCAAGCGCCGCATTGCGATTCTTGGCAGTCGCCATGTGCCCGTGGTGGCGATTCACCTTGTGGAACTGGTGGCCCGCTCCCTGGCCCAGGAGGGTCACAACCTGATGACCTCCGGCGCCCAGGGGGTCAATTCAGCCGTAATCCGCAGCGTGCTCGATGTGGAGCCCAGCCGGCTGACGGTTCTGTTGCCCCAAAGCCTCGACCGCCAGCCTGGGGAATCCCGCGACCAGCTGGAAAAGGTGCTCCACCTAGTGGAGAAGCCCGAACACGACGACCTGCCCCTGCCGATAGCCAGCAGCCTCTGCAACCAGGACATCATCAGCAGGTGTGACCAGTTGATTTGCTACGCCTTCCACGACAGCGAAACCCTCTTGGCCAGTTGCCGCTCCGCCGAAGACATGGGCAAGGTGGTGACCCTGCTCTTCTTCGACTGA